One Frankia alni ACN14a DNA window includes the following coding sequences:
- a CDS encoding acyl-CoA carboxylase subunit beta, translating into MALPASAEDSAPDPHTTAGRLAQLRRVNEDAVHAGSQRAVDAQHAKGKMTARERIEAFLDPGSFVETDAFARHRAHDFGVQANRPYGDGVVTGYGTVDGRQVCVFSQDFTVFGGSLGEVFGEKIVKIMDLALKTGCPVVGINDSGGARIQEGVVSLGLYGEIFYRNVMASGVVPQLSLIMGPCAGGAVYSPAITDFTLMVDQTSHMFITGPDVIKEVTGEDVGMEELGGAATHNSRSGVAHFQAADETECLELARALLSFLPSNNLDETPSYDAVDDPGAEIDPELDTFIPDSPNTPYDMHQIIERLVDDGDFLEVHAQFAQNLIVGFGRVDGRSVGVVANQPMQFAGTLDIDASEKAARFVRTCDAFNIPVLTLVDVPGFLPGTSQEWNGIIRRGAKLIYAYAEATVPKVTVITRKAYGGAYDVMGSKHLRADINLAWPTAEIAVMGARGAVNIIYRRDLAKAESPDSRRAELIEDYNDHFATPYIAAERGYLDAVINPSETRREIIRALRLLRTKRESLPPKKHGNIPL; encoded by the coding sequence ATGGCTCTTCCCGCGTCCGCCGAGGATTCTGCTCCCGACCCGCACACCACCGCAGGGCGACTTGCCCAACTGCGGCGCGTGAACGAAGACGCGGTCCACGCCGGGTCGCAGCGGGCGGTAGACGCCCAGCACGCCAAGGGCAAGATGACCGCGCGTGAGCGGATCGAGGCCTTCCTCGACCCGGGCTCGTTCGTCGAGACCGACGCGTTCGCGCGGCACCGGGCGCACGACTTCGGCGTCCAGGCCAACCGCCCGTACGGCGACGGCGTGGTGACGGGGTACGGCACCGTCGACGGCCGCCAGGTCTGCGTGTTCAGCCAGGACTTCACGGTCTTCGGGGGGAGCCTCGGCGAGGTCTTCGGCGAGAAGATCGTCAAGATCATGGATCTGGCGCTGAAGACCGGCTGCCCGGTCGTCGGTATCAACGACTCCGGCGGGGCCCGCATCCAGGAGGGTGTCGTCTCGCTCGGCCTGTACGGCGAGATCTTCTACCGCAACGTCATGGCCTCCGGTGTCGTCCCACAGCTTTCCCTGATCATGGGGCCGTGCGCCGGCGGCGCCGTGTACTCCCCGGCGATCACGGACTTCACGCTGATGGTCGATCAGACCAGCCACATGTTCATCACCGGCCCGGACGTCATCAAAGAGGTCACCGGCGAGGACGTCGGGATGGAGGAGCTGGGTGGTGCCGCCACCCACAACTCGCGCAGCGGGGTCGCGCACTTCCAGGCCGCCGACGAGACGGAGTGCCTGGAGCTCGCGCGGGCACTGCTGTCGTTCCTGCCGTCGAACAACCTCGACGAGACCCCGAGTTACGACGCGGTGGACGACCCGGGCGCCGAGATCGATCCCGAGCTCGACACCTTCATCCCGGACTCGCCGAACACGCCGTATGACATGCATCAGATCATCGAGCGCCTGGTCGACGACGGGGACTTCCTCGAGGTCCACGCCCAGTTCGCCCAGAACCTGATCGTCGGCTTCGGGCGAGTGGACGGCCGATCGGTCGGGGTCGTGGCGAACCAGCCGATGCAGTTCGCCGGCACCCTCGACATCGACGCCAGCGAGAAGGCCGCACGCTTCGTCCGGACCTGCGACGCCTTCAACATTCCGGTGCTGACCCTGGTCGATGTGCCCGGCTTCCTGCCCGGTACCTCCCAGGAATGGAACGGGATCATCCGGCGAGGCGCCAAGCTGATCTACGCCTACGCCGAGGCGACCGTCCCCAAGGTCACCGTCATCACCAGGAAGGCGTATGGCGGCGCGTACGACGTGATGGGGTCGAAGCACCTGCGGGCCGACATCAACCTCGCCTGGCCGACCGCCGAGATCGCCGTCATGGGTGCCCGGGGCGCTGTGAACATCATCTACCGGCGCGATCTGGCCAAGGCAGAGTCTCCGGACAGCCGCCGGGCGGAGCTCATCGAGGACTACAACGATCACTTCGCGACCCCGTACATCGCGGCGGAACGCGGGTACCTCGACGCGGTGATCAACCCGTCCGAGACCCGCCGGGAGATCATTCGAGCCCTGCGCCTGCTGCGTACCAAGCGGGAGTCCCTGCCGCCGAAGAAGCACGGCAACATCCCGCTGTAG
- a CDS encoding biotin--[acetyl-CoA-carboxylase] ligase: MSAVSSTPDSAPAEPLQDPAAPAAAAADDAADAGRGRSPGPAGDRGPLDATRLTAAAAAAGMDLTVIQEIDSTNAALARIARGETGDPALGGLSRQWREGSEPGVAPHGRALVLAAERQTAGRGRLDRSWESRPGAGLTVSLLIRPRTAVSRLGWLPMVVGTSLVATVRAVAGVPAVLKWPNDVLVEGGKLAGILVEVVPVPASAPSVVIGFGLNVNAEPDELPARSTSLLLAGAHPVALDRTELLGRILTGLVDALAAWEADPQAARAAYLAVCATIGREVRVELPDGSADIGRATDVDLEGRLVVAGRAYSAGDVVHLR, encoded by the coding sequence CTGTCTGCCGTGAGCTCGACGCCGGATTCCGCCCCTGCGGAACCGCTCCAGGATCCAGCTGCGCCCGCCGCCGCCGCCGCCGACGACGCCGCCGACGCCGGCCGAGGTCGGTCACCAGGCCCGGCCGGTGACCGGGGTCCCCTCGACGCCACGCGGCTGACGGCTGCCGCGGCGGCGGCCGGGATGGACCTGACCGTGATCCAGGAGATCGACTCGACGAACGCGGCCCTGGCCAGAATCGCGCGGGGGGAGACCGGCGATCCGGCTCTGGGCGGGCTCTCGCGACAGTGGCGCGAAGGCTCAGAGCCCGGGGTCGCCCCCCACGGCCGCGCTCTGGTCCTCGCCGCGGAACGGCAGACCGCCGGGCGTGGGCGGCTCGACCGCTCCTGGGAGTCCCGACCCGGGGCCGGCCTGACCGTGTCCCTGCTCATCCGACCGCGGACCGCGGTCTCCCGGCTCGGCTGGCTGCCGATGGTCGTCGGCACGTCGCTGGTCGCCACGGTGCGGGCCGTCGCCGGCGTGCCCGCGGTCCTCAAGTGGCCCAACGACGTCCTGGTCGAGGGCGGGAAGCTGGCCGGCATCCTGGTAGAGGTTGTTCCGGTGCCGGCGTCCGCGCCATCGGTGGTCATCGGCTTCGGGCTCAACGTCAACGCGGAACCGGACGAGTTGCCGGCCCGGTCCACGAGTCTGCTGCTCGCCGGCGCCCATCCGGTCGCCCTGGACCGCACCGAACTACTCGGACGGATCCTCACCGGGCTCGTCGACGCGCTTGCCGCCTGGGAGGCCGATCCTCAGGCGGCCCGCGCCGCCTATCTGGCGGTGTGCGCGACGATCGGTCGGGAGGTCCGCGTCGAGCTCCCGGACGGCTCGGCCGACATCGGCAGGGCGACGGATGTCGATCTCGAGGGGCGGCTCGTGGTGGCCGGTCGTGCTTACAGCGCCGGAGACGTCGTCCACCTGCGGTGA
- a CDS encoding PH domain-containing protein → MPDATIVTVAFPDDILTQDEEVVLHLHPHWVSLIIPALWTVVALVLAVLGVFFAPGGVVQKPVQYLVLFLALGAIAYLGAMPWLRQLTTHYVVTSQRLVIREGLITRAGRDIPLAWLVAATVRQNAIDRLLGSGSLIVETAGQRGRVVLSCMPHAHRVQETLAELSAPYRPRGRPDY, encoded by the coding sequence GTGCCGGATGCGACGATCGTCACCGTGGCGTTCCCCGACGACATCCTCACCCAGGACGAAGAGGTTGTCCTGCATCTGCACCCGCACTGGGTCAGCCTGATCATTCCGGCGCTCTGGACGGTGGTGGCTCTCGTCCTCGCGGTGCTGGGCGTCTTCTTCGCGCCTGGTGGCGTGGTGCAGAAACCCGTCCAGTACCTGGTGCTGTTCCTCGCTCTCGGGGCGATCGCCTACCTCGGCGCGATGCCCTGGCTGCGCCAGCTCACGACCCACTACGTCGTCACCAGTCAGCGGCTCGTGATCAGAGAAGGCCTGATCACCCGTGCCGGCCGGGACATCCCGCTCGCCTGGCTGGTCGCAGCGACGGTGCGGCAGAACGCCATCGACCGCCTGCTGGGATCGGGCAGCCTGATCGTCGAGACGGCCGGTCAGCGCGGCCGGGTCGTTCTCTCGTGCATGCCGCACGCGCACAGGGTCCAGGAGACCCTCGCCGAGCTCTCGGCGCCGTACCGGCCGCGGGGCCGTCCCGACTACTGA